From the Longibacter salinarum genome, one window contains:
- a CDS encoding alpha/beta fold hydrolase produces the protein MRPRSRSQFAFALCIVLLLAGCVHPAIGQHLPDGADDWYLETSDETDLYVVECGTAAAPGDTVVVLHGGWGAEHSYLWPAIEPLADQYHVVFYDQRGSLRSPAPDSTISLQRFVADLEALRHELGQEQLTIFAHSMGSRLAYAYLNQHPEHLRRLVLAGPVVPTGFRAANPEKMRQAREQFVRWAKEREEAEIADEGLDRDSLSDREKTARWRIGFASGNIYHIERWRQLQGGRAFYNGNIARLINQNTPDRLRANQFETLKTSDIPVWVIIGDHDLVDFGLVGWPSVADTLERVEITTLENAGHNAWIDRPDAFRDALRRALRSPNE, from the coding sequence ATGAGACCTCGATCTCGGTCACAATTCGCCTTCGCGTTATGCATCGTGCTTCTCCTCGCGGGATGCGTTCACCCTGCCATTGGACAGCATCTCCCGGATGGGGCTGACGACTGGTATCTCGAGACGAGTGACGAGACGGATCTCTACGTCGTAGAATGTGGGACGGCAGCGGCTCCCGGCGATACGGTCGTCGTGCTCCACGGCGGGTGGGGCGCAGAGCATAGCTATCTGTGGCCCGCTATCGAGCCGCTCGCAGACCAGTACCATGTCGTGTTCTACGATCAACGGGGATCGTTGCGATCGCCCGCTCCCGACAGCACCATCTCTCTCCAGCGATTCGTTGCGGACCTTGAGGCTCTCCGTCACGAACTCGGCCAGGAGCAGCTTACCATTTTTGCTCACTCGATGGGCTCACGTCTCGCCTACGCCTACCTCAACCAGCACCCCGAACACCTGCGTCGACTGGTGCTCGCCGGCCCGGTGGTGCCGACCGGGTTTCGCGCTGCCAATCCAGAGAAGATGAGGCAAGCGCGCGAGCAATTTGTCCGATGGGCCAAGGAAAGAGAAGAAGCGGAGATCGCCGACGAGGGGCTGGACCGAGATTCTTTATCGGATCGAGAAAAGACGGCCCGATGGCGCATTGGCTTCGCGTCGGGCAACATCTATCACATCGAGCGGTGGCGGCAATTGCAGGGAGGCCGCGCCTTTTATAACGGAAACATTGCCAGACTCATAAATCAAAACACACCCGATCGTCTACGAGCAAATCAGTTTGAGACGCTGAAAACGTCGGACATCCCGGTGTGGGTGATTATCGGGGACCACGATCTGGTCGACTTCGGACTGGTCGGGTGGCCCAGCGTTGCCGACACACTCGAACGTGTAGAAATAACGACTCTTGAGAATGCTGGACACAACGCATGGATTGACCGTCCAGACGCGTTTCGCGATGCCCTCCGGCGTGCGCTGCGCTCACCCAACGAATAG
- a CDS encoding amidohydrolase family protein produces MRPVLSILLAGCLLWTSGGIAEAQSAADSTQIVAYTGGHVWDGSEFDERTLFVQDGRFIKESARVDTTVQLDGGYVIPPFGDAHTHMLGAGGIAIPLADSLFVSNGLFYALDLTNPYSEIQNVQSQFEGPSTIDVAYANGGITSTGSHPTAAMERIFTDTEEVTLENLQLQNDAYWFMDTIEHVDETWSDYLAQQPDVVKVYLTYTTRGLERDECWGLCPEVLEAVVDRAHDVDKRVFAHVNTEKDVQIALDAGVDAIAHLPSGNDGVRTGEEEFWLSRTTIRKAGQDSVVLTPTASLLVEGADPDTLQAEIARQRKQLRQLHEAGVRIALGADEWKKTALYEAMYLHDHDVFDNRTLLKIWAEATPRAIFPNRKIGHLAKGYEASFLVLNENPVDDFNAVTQIRLGVKQGHIITGEGSR; encoded by the coding sequence ATGAGACCCGTCCTATCAATTCTCCTCGCTGGCTGTCTTCTATGGACCTCGGGCGGGATAGCAGAGGCCCAGTCCGCCGCCGACTCGACACAGATCGTTGCGTATACCGGCGGTCACGTCTGGGACGGATCGGAGTTTGACGAGCGGACGCTCTTCGTTCAGGATGGTCGTTTCATCAAAGAGTCGGCCCGGGTCGATACCACGGTCCAGCTCGACGGAGGCTACGTCATCCCGCCGTTCGGCGACGCGCATACCCACATGCTCGGGGCAGGAGGAATCGCCATTCCCCTCGCGGACAGCCTCTTCGTCTCGAATGGCCTTTTTTATGCCCTCGACCTGACCAATCCGTACTCCGAGATTCAGAACGTTCAGAGTCAGTTTGAGGGGCCGAGTACCATCGATGTGGCCTACGCGAATGGCGGTATCACCTCGACCGGGAGCCATCCGACGGCGGCCATGGAGCGCATCTTCACCGATACCGAGGAGGTGACGCTGGAGAACCTGCAGCTTCAGAACGACGCCTACTGGTTCATGGATACGATCGAACATGTCGACGAGACGTGGTCGGACTATCTGGCCCAGCAGCCCGATGTCGTCAAAGTCTACCTAACCTACACGACCCGAGGGCTCGAGCGCGACGAGTGCTGGGGACTCTGCCCCGAGGTCTTGGAAGCCGTCGTAGACCGTGCGCACGACGTAGACAAGCGGGTTTTCGCCCACGTAAACACAGAGAAGGACGTTCAAATTGCGCTTGACGCAGGGGTCGATGCAATTGCCCACCTTCCGAGCGGTAACGATGGCGTTCGGACCGGGGAGGAGGAATTCTGGCTTAGCCGCACGACGATTCGGAAAGCGGGACAAGACAGCGTCGTTCTCACACCGACGGCTTCACTGCTTGTCGAGGGCGCCGACCCGGATACGCTTCAGGCCGAGATTGCCCGTCAACGCAAGCAGCTGCGCCAACTCCACGAGGCCGGCGTACGCATCGCACTTGGGGCCGATGAGTGGAAAAAGACGGCTCTCTACGAGGCGATGTACCTACACGATCACGATGTTTTCGACAACCGGACGCTGCTTAAGATCTGGGCAGAGGCGACGCCGCGCGCCATTTTCCCAAACCGCAAGATCGGGCACCTCGCCAAGGGTTACGAAGCGAGCTTCCTCGTATTAAACGAGAACCCCGTCGACGACTTTAACGCGGTCACCCAGATTCGACTTGGAGTCAAACAGGGACACATCATCACGGGAGAAGGAAGCCGCTGA